Proteins co-encoded in one Vibrio fortis genomic window:
- the gloB gene encoding hydroxyacylglutathione hydrolase codes for MLHIKSIPAFNDNYIWLIENSDRRCAVVDPGDAAPVLEYLERHELTLDAILITHHHNDHIGGVPELVRQFPTIDVVGPKNEPIPTLTHPVDDGDQLELFDEVFLVLGLSGHTAGHIGYVGDGKLFCGDVLFSAGCGRIMEGTPQQMFDALNKITALPQETEVYCAHEYTAANIAFALAVEPDNMQLQQYRDDVNRLRAQNKSTIPTNLRLEKWINPFLRYSEPSVIKSVSNRTEQTDALSVFTALRAWKNEF; via the coding sequence ATGTTACATATCAAAAGCATACCTGCATTCAATGACAATTACATCTGGCTGATTGAAAATAGCGATCGTCGTTGTGCTGTTGTCGATCCTGGTGATGCGGCTCCAGTCCTAGAATACTTAGAGCGCCATGAGCTAACTTTAGATGCAATCTTAATTACGCACCACCACAACGATCACATCGGTGGCGTTCCAGAGTTAGTTAGACAATTCCCAACCATTGATGTTGTCGGCCCTAAAAATGAACCAATCCCAACTCTAACGCACCCTGTCGACGATGGTGACCAACTAGAGCTATTCGATGAAGTGTTCTTAGTACTTGGCTTAAGCGGTCATACAGCAGGTCACATTGGCTACGTAGGCGACGGCAAACTATTCTGTGGTGATGTTCTGTTCTCTGCCGGTTGTGGCCGTATTATGGAAGGGACTCCACAACAGATGTTTGATGCCCTCAATAAGATTACAGCTCTACCTCAAGAAACTGAAGTCTACTGCGCTCATGAGTATACGGCAGCCAATATCGCATTTGCTCTTGCTGTTGAACCAGACAATATGCAACTTCAGCAGTACCGAGACGACGTGAACCGCTTACGAGCACAGAATAAGTCGACCATTCCGACAAATTTACGTTTAGAGAAGTGGATCAACCCATTTCTTCGCTACAGTGAACCAAGTGTAATTAAATCAGTATCTAACCGAACTGAGCAAACTGACGCTCTTTCAGTATTTACAGCGCTACGTGCGTGGAAGAACGAATTTTAA